The Cellulophaga sp. RHA19 genome includes the window TTTAATAATCCTTTTGGGTTAGATTCTCCTACTCCAGGTGGTCAAACAGGGTCACAACCAATTTCTTTAGATGCAATAGAGCAAATACAAGTAAGTACTGCTCCTTATGATGTTACCTTATCTGGTTTTACTGGAGCTTCAGTAAATGCAGTTACAAAAAGTGGTACAAATGAATTTCATGGTACTGTTTATGGTTTTTTTAGAAACGAAGATTTAACAGGTGGTAAAATTAAGGGTGAAGATGTAATTAAGCCTAAATTAACTCAAAATCAATATGGTGTAAGTATTGGAGGTCCAATTGTTAAAAATAAATTGTTCTTTTTTGCAAATTTTGAAAAAGAAGAAAGAGATGATTTAGGTACTAACGGGTGGATTCCTAATACAGGTTCTGGTAGTATTGGTGAATCTAGAGTTTTAGAGAGCGATTTAATGGCTGTGCAATCTGCTTTAGCTGGTATTGGTTATAATACAGGTCGTTATCAAGATTTTACCTATGGTGGGGAGTCTACTAAAGGTATATTTAAATTAGATTGGAATATTAATGACAATAACAGGTTAGCTGTTATTTACAATTTTTTAAATTCGTCTAAGGAAAAACCTGCTCACCCAACAGCTATTAGGCAAAGGGGACCAAACTTTACAACTTTACAGTTTGAGAATTCTGGATATGAAATAAATAACAACTTAAAATCTTTTCAGATAGAATTAAATTCTACTTTGTCTGAAACTATGACAAATAAATTGCAAGTAGGTTATTCTCATTTTGATGATTTCAGAGATGCTTTATCTTCTCCAATTCCTGCAATGACTATTCAAGATGGTAACGGGTCTAACTATATTGTTGTAGGTCATGAGCCTTTTTCAGTCAATAATACATTAGATCAGAAAGTTTTTCAATTTTCAAACAATACAAATATTTTTAAAGGAGATCATACATATACAATAGGTTTCTCTTTTGAGAAATTCGATTTTAAAAACTCATTTAACCTTGGAGCATATGGTTATGGTGATGCCAGAGGTTATGCGGGTGCTTTTGGTGCATTTGGTAGTTTAGCAGATTTTCAATTAGCAATAGATAACGGTTTAATTTCTGATGCTATTACAAATGCTGAAGGTATAAATACAGCAAACAATGCTAATGATACTTGGAGTTTGGCAGAAACTAGTGTTGGTCAAATGGCATTTTATGTGCAAGATGAGTGGAATGCTACTGAGAATTTTAAATTAACTTACGGAGTTCGTTTTGATAAGCCTTTGTTTTTTGATACTGCAGACAAAATTCGTGAAAACATTGTAAGAAAGGGTACGTATGTGCCTAGTATACCTTATTACAATCCAGAGACAGGAGAAGAGGTGTTTATAGATTCTGAAGAATTGCCAAGTAACCAATGGTTAATTTCTCCTAGAGTTGGTTTTAATTGGGATGCAAAAGGAGATAATTCTTTACAAGTACGTGGTGGTACTGGTTTGTTTACTGGTAGATTGCCATTTGTATGGTTAGGTAACCAAGTACAGGGTGTAGATGTGTTTTATTACCAAACGGTAGATCCAGATTTTAAATTTCCACAAGTATGGAGAACTAACTTAGGTTTAGATAAAAAGTTTGAAAACGGTATTATTGGAACTTTAGATGTTTCTTATACTAAAGATTTAAATGCTGCTCACGTTCAAAACTGGGGATTAAGAGAGCCAACAGGTACATTAGTAGGTCCTGGTGGAGATAGACCTGTTTATTTATCTGGTGATACAGGTAATAATGCTTATGTGTTTACAAATTCTGATAAGGGTAGAGTGTTTAATGTTTCTTTAAAAGGACAAAAAACATTTGATAATGGTTTGTATGCAATGGCTGCTTATAGTTATTTAAATGCGCAAGATGTAAACTCTATTGAAGCAGAAATTACAGGTGATGCTTTTGAATTTAATCCTAATGCAGGTAATGCTAATTCAGATGTATTAAGTCATTCTAAATATGGAGATACACACCGTTTTATTGGTGTTCTTTCTAAGAATTTTGAGTACGGACAAGGAAAATGGAATACAACAATTTCTACATTTTTTGAGTATGCTAAAGGAGCAAGGTATAATTATACGTATGCAGGTGATATAAATGGTGATGGTTCTGGTCAAAATAACGATTTATTATATGTGCCTACTTCATCAGAGATTAGTCAAATGCAATTTTCAGGAGCAGGACAAGCAGAAGCTTTTGAAGCGTATATTCAGCAAGATGATTATTTAAAAGATAATAGAGGTGAATTTATGGAGCGTTACGGAGCACTAGCGCCATGGAGAGGTCGTTGGGATCTTAAATTTTTACAAGATTATAAGTTTGCTAATAACAATAAAATACAATTTAGTATAGATGTGCTTAACGTTGGTAACTTAATTAATTCAGATTGGGGTATTGTACGTCAGCCTAATAACATTAGTCCGGTTGGTGTTAGTTTTCCAGATGCTAACCCAGACCCAGAGGTATATGAAGCAGACCGTACACAAGAACCAACATATACTTTTGATCCTAGTTTAACTAAGACAAATGGGTATGATGCTAGTTTATTGTCTAGATGGCAAGCACAATTTGGTTTACGTTTTATCTTCTAAGAAAATAAAATAATTTTAATTATTAAAAGGCTATGCTTATGCATAGCCTTTTTTTATTTTTGCAAAATGA containing:
- a CDS encoding TonB-dependent receptor is translated as MKNYLFFCLSFLLVSFAASAQVTTSNIKGLVVDDQAAPLMGANVIAVHTPTGTKYGGITNDEGRYNLLNMRVGGPYTITVTYVGFESQAKNNVYLTLGKTFNFNVTLAESSQMLDEIILVQDQSGTFGSGRTGAETSVGSRELTKLPTISRSASDFTRLEPTASGDSFGGRNDQFNNFSLDGAIFNNPFGLDSPTPGGQTGSQPISLDAIEQIQVSTAPYDVTLSGFTGASVNAVTKSGTNEFHGTVYGFFRNEDLTGGKIKGEDVIKPKLTQNQYGVSIGGPIVKNKLFFFANFEKEERDDLGTNGWIPNTGSGSIGESRVLESDLMAVQSALAGIGYNTGRYQDFTYGGESTKGIFKLDWNINDNNRLAVIYNFLNSSKEKPAHPTAIRQRGPNFTTLQFENSGYEINNNLKSFQIELNSTLSETMTNKLQVGYSHFDDFRDALSSPIPAMTIQDGNGSNYIVVGHEPFSVNNTLDQKVFQFSNNTNIFKGDHTYTIGFSFEKFDFKNSFNLGAYGYGDARGYAGAFGAFGSLADFQLAIDNGLISDAITNAEGINTANNANDTWSLAETSVGQMAFYVQDEWNATENFKLTYGVRFDKPLFFDTADKIRENIVRKGTYVPSIPYYNPETGEEVFIDSEELPSNQWLISPRVGFNWDAKGDNSLQVRGGTGLFTGRLPFVWLGNQVQGVDVFYYQTVDPDFKFPQVWRTNLGLDKKFENGIIGTLDVSYTKDLNAAHVQNWGLREPTGTLVGPGGDRPVYLSGDTGNNAYVFTNSDKGRVFNVSLKGQKTFDNGLYAMAAYSYLNAQDVNSIEAEITGDAFEFNPNAGNANSDVLSHSKYGDTHRFIGVLSKNFEYGQGKWNTTISTFFEYAKGARYNYTYAGDINGDGSGQNNDLLYVPTSSEISQMQFSGAGQAEAFEAYIQQDDYLKDNRGEFMERYGALAPWRGRWDLKFLQDYKFANNNKIQFSIDVLNVGNLINSDWGIVRQPNNISPVGVSFPDANPDPEVYEADRTQEPTYTFDPSLTKTNGYDASLLSRWQAQFGLRFIF